In Streptomyces qaidamensis, one DNA window encodes the following:
- the map gene encoding type I methionyl aminopeptidase — translation MVELKTDTSIDAMYEAGQVVARALTAARQAAAVGVSLLELDEVAHGVLREAGATSPFLGYRPSFAPTPFPAVLCVSVNDAIVHGIPGRYRLRDGDLVSIDFGAELGGWVGDSALSFVVGTPRAADLRLIETAERALAAGIEAAVVGNRIGDIAHAIGTVCRGAGYGIPDGFGGHGIGRRMHEDPGVPNEGRPGRGMRLRHGMVLAIEPMVIAGGTDGFHAAPDGWTLKTNDGSRAAHAEHTVAITESGPRILTAR, via the coding sequence ATGGTGGAGCTCAAGACAGACACTTCTATCGACGCGATGTACGAGGCGGGCCAGGTCGTGGCCCGAGCCCTGACGGCCGCCCGGCAGGCCGCCGCCGTGGGCGTATCCCTGCTGGAACTGGACGAGGTGGCACACGGCGTCCTGCGTGAGGCGGGCGCGACCTCGCCCTTCCTGGGGTACCGCCCGTCCTTCGCACCGACCCCCTTCCCCGCCGTCCTCTGCGTCTCGGTCAACGACGCGATCGTGCACGGCATCCCGGGCCGCTACCGCCTGCGCGACGGCGACCTCGTCTCCATCGACTTCGGCGCCGAACTGGGCGGCTGGGTCGGCGACTCCGCGCTCAGCTTCGTCGTGGGCACTCCGCGCGCGGCGGACCTCCGCCTGATCGAGACCGCCGAGCGGGCCCTCGCGGCCGGCATCGAGGCGGCCGTCGTCGGCAACCGCATCGGCGACATCGCCCACGCGATCGGCACGGTGTGCCGGGGCGCCGGCTACGGAATCCCGGACGGCTTCGGCGGCCACGGCATCGGCCGCCGCATGCACGAGGACCCCGGGGTGCCGAACGAAGGCCGCCCCGGGCGCGGCATGCGGCTGCGGCACGGCATGGTGCTGGCCATCGAGCCCATGGTCATCGCGGGCGGTACGGACGGCTTCCACGCGGCTCCCGACGGCTGGACTCTGAAGACGAACGACGGCTCCCGGGCGGCCCACGCCGAGCACACGGTGGCTATCACGGAGTCGGGGCCGAGGATCCTGACAGCACGCTGA
- a CDS encoding helix-turn-helix domain-containing protein yields the protein MVRTPLTPEERERGERLGKLLREARGGRSMTEIAASAGISAETLRKIETGRAPTPAFFTVAALAGVLGLSMDELAGRCVPVPL from the coding sequence ATGGTGCGCACCCCTCTCACCCCCGAAGAGCGCGAACGCGGCGAGCGGCTCGGCAAGCTGCTGCGTGAGGCGCGCGGCGGCCGGAGCATGACGGAGATCGCGGCGAGCGCGGGGATCTCCGCGGAGACCCTCAGGAAGATCGAGACCGGCCGGGCCCCGACCCCGGCTTTCTTCACGGTGGCCGCGCTGGCCGGCGTGCTCGGGCTGTCCATGGACGAACTGGCCGGACGGTGCGTGCCGGTGCCCCTCTGA
- a CDS encoding nitrilase-related carbon-nitrogen hydrolase, which produces MANVVRAALVQATWTGDTESMVAKHEEHAREAARRGAKIIGFQEVFNSPYFCQVEEPEHYRWAEPVPDGPTVRRMRALARETGMVIVAPVFEAEQPGFYYNTAAVIDADGTYLGKYRKHHIPQLKGFREKFYFKPGNLGWPVFDTAVGKVGVYICYDRHFPEGWRQLGLAGAQLVYNPSATHRSLSSHLWRLEQPAAAVANGYYIAAINRVGQEEYGDNDFYGTSYFVDPRGQFVGDVASDSQEELVIRELDIDLIEEVRQTWAFYRDRRPDAYEGLVQP; this is translated from the coding sequence ATGGCCAACGTCGTACGTGCCGCCCTGGTCCAGGCCACCTGGACCGGCGACACCGAGTCCATGGTGGCGAAACACGAGGAGCACGCCCGCGAGGCGGCCCGCCGGGGCGCGAAGATCATCGGGTTCCAGGAAGTCTTCAACAGCCCCTACTTCTGTCAGGTCGAGGAGCCGGAGCACTACCGCTGGGCCGAGCCCGTCCCCGACGGGCCGACCGTCCGGCGCATGCGGGCACTCGCGCGCGAGACCGGCATGGTGATCGTCGCGCCGGTGTTCGAGGCGGAGCAGCCCGGCTTCTACTACAACACCGCGGCCGTGATCGACGCCGACGGCACCTACCTCGGCAAGTACCGCAAGCACCACATCCCGCAGCTCAAGGGCTTCCGAGAGAAGTTCTACTTCAAGCCCGGGAACCTCGGCTGGCCCGTCTTCGACACGGCCGTCGGCAAGGTCGGCGTCTACATCTGCTACGACCGCCACTTCCCGGAGGGATGGCGCCAACTCGGCCTGGCCGGCGCCCAACTCGTCTACAACCCCTCCGCCACCCACCGGAGCCTGTCGTCCCACCTGTGGCGGCTGGAGCAGCCCGCGGCCGCCGTCGCCAACGGCTACTACATCGCCGCGATCAACCGCGTCGGGCAGGAGGAGTACGGGGACAACGACTTCTACGGCACGAGCTACTTCGTCGACCCGCGTGGGCAGTTCGTGGGGGACGTCGCCAGCGACAGCCAGGAGGAGCTCGTGATCCGGGAGCTGGACATCGACCTCATCGAAGAAGTGCGGCAGACGTGGGCCTTCTACCGCGACCGCCGTCCCGACGCCTACGAAGGGCTGGTTCAGCCGTGA
- a CDS encoding aspartate aminotransferase family protein, whose translation MTNDLLGRHRAVLPDWLALYYEEPLEITHGEGRHVWDAQGNRYLDFFGGILTTMTAHALPEVTKAVSEQAGRIIHSSTLYLNRPMVELAERIAQLSGIPDARVFFTTSGTEANDTALLLATAYRRSNTILAMRNSYHGRSFSAVGITGNSGWSPTSLSPLQTLYVHGGVRTRGPFASLSDDAFIAACVDDLKDLLGHTRPPAALIAEPVQGVGGFTAPPDGLYAAFREVLHERGILWIADEVQTGWGRTGEHFWGWQAHGRNGPPDIMTFAKGIGNGMSVGGVVARSEIMNCLDSNSISTFGGTQITMAAGLANLTYLLEHDLQGNARRVGGLLIERLRAVAAHVPAVREVRGRGLMIGIEITKPGTDEADPQTAAAVLEAAREGGLLIGKGGGHNTSTLRVAPPLSLNVAEAEEGAAILENALRSIP comes from the coding sequence GTGACCAACGACCTCCTGGGCCGTCACCGGGCCGTGCTCCCGGACTGGCTCGCCCTCTACTACGAGGAGCCCCTGGAGATCACCCATGGCGAGGGCCGCCACGTCTGGGACGCGCAGGGCAACCGGTACCTCGACTTCTTCGGCGGCATCCTCACCACCATGACGGCGCACGCGCTGCCCGAGGTGACCAAGGCGGTGAGCGAGCAGGCCGGGCGGATCATCCACTCCTCCACCCTGTACCTCAACCGGCCGATGGTCGAACTCGCCGAGCGCATCGCACAGTTGAGCGGAATCCCGGACGCCCGCGTCTTCTTCACCACATCGGGCACCGAGGCCAACGACACCGCCCTGCTGCTGGCCACCGCGTACCGGCGCAGCAACACGATCCTGGCCATGCGCAACAGCTACCACGGCCGTTCCTTCAGCGCCGTCGGCATCACCGGCAACAGCGGCTGGTCCCCGACGTCGCTCTCCCCGCTCCAGACGCTGTACGTCCACGGCGGCGTGCGCACCCGGGGACCGTTCGCCTCGCTCAGTGACGACGCCTTCATCGCGGCCTGCGTCGACGACCTGAAGGACCTGCTCGGCCACACCCGCCCGCCGGCCGCGCTGATCGCCGAACCCGTCCAGGGCGTCGGCGGCTTCACCGCACCACCGGACGGGCTCTACGCCGCCTTCCGCGAGGTGCTGCACGAGCGCGGCATCCTGTGGATCGCCGACGAGGTGCAGACCGGCTGGGGCCGCACCGGCGAGCACTTCTGGGGCTGGCAGGCCCACGGCCGCAACGGGCCGCCCGACATCATGACCTTCGCCAAGGGCATCGGCAACGGCATGTCCGTCGGCGGGGTCGTGGCCCGCTCCGAGATCATGAACTGCCTCGACTCCAACAGCATCTCCACCTTCGGCGGCACCCAGATCACCATGGCGGCGGGCCTCGCCAACCTCACCTACCTGCTGGAGCACGACCTCCAGGGCAACGCCCGGCGCGTGGGCGGCCTGCTCATCGAACGGCTGCGGGCCGTCGCCGCGCACGTCCCGGCCGTACGTGAGGTACGCGGACGCGGGCTGATGATCGGTATCGAGATCACCAAACCCGGGACCGACGAGGCCGATCCACAGACCGCGGCGGCCGTCCTGGAGGCGGCCCGCGAGGGCGGCCTGCTGATCGGCAAGGGCGGCGGGCACAACACCAGTACGCTGCGCGTCGCCCCGCCGCTGTCCCTCAACGTCGCGGAGGCCGAGGAGGGCGCCGCGATTCTCGAGAACGCTCTGCGGAGCATCCCGTAG
- a CDS encoding PucR family transcriptional regulator gives MTITLDSLEPALSVRQVLTLERVLAGEPEVVAGAGHLDRPVRWVHVAEAADVGVMLSGGEMVLTTGVLLAGDEDKQAEYVRSLHRAEAAAVVLGLGRAFPAAPDVMRRAAERCGLPMVVLHRPFPFAELTEEVQSRLVRRKFAAVSLSEAVRTELTALITAGAPLQRLLDEVARHSACPVVVTNLAHRVLGTAGERPAVDDVLRDWERIARQAGGVEGDGWIRAELGGRGERWGRIVLCGYRGDTATGRLLADRAAEALVLHRMLAGGAARSWEEQSAQSLLTDLVSGVVPARQLLPRARAAGLPVNRRTFVPLVVRDGDPARLERLLRLLGLPGLVAELADGATAVLLSLPRDQDAGALAAHFATRLRTETGPDHTVVAAAEARAAWDDVPTGLREAQHVADAVADSSAVLDLPPVVRLKDVHLRGLIRLLRDDPHVQSFAERELDGLLRETDEDLLSVLRTYLATGRNKSRTAQLHHVSRPALYRRLEAIQVRLGVDLDDFEQAASVHIALLAHDAQQQ, from the coding sequence ATGACCATCACCCTGGATTCCCTGGAGCCCGCCCTGTCGGTCCGGCAGGTCCTCACCCTGGAGCGGGTGCTCGCCGGGGAGCCCGAGGTGGTGGCCGGCGCGGGCCACCTCGACCGGCCGGTGCGCTGGGTGCACGTCGCCGAGGCCGCCGACGTCGGTGTGATGCTCAGCGGCGGCGAGATGGTCCTCACCACCGGAGTGCTGCTCGCCGGTGACGAGGACAAGCAGGCCGAGTACGTCCGGTCGCTGCACCGCGCGGAGGCCGCCGCCGTCGTCCTCGGACTCGGCCGTGCCTTCCCCGCGGCGCCGGACGTGATGCGCCGGGCGGCCGAGCGGTGCGGGCTTCCGATGGTCGTCCTGCACCGGCCCTTCCCCTTCGCCGAGCTGACCGAGGAGGTGCAGTCGCGGCTCGTGCGGCGCAAGTTCGCCGCCGTCAGCCTCTCCGAGGCCGTCCGCACCGAACTCACCGCCCTCATCACGGCCGGCGCGCCGCTGCAACGCCTGCTCGACGAGGTCGCCCGGCACAGCGCCTGCCCGGTCGTCGTCACCAACCTCGCCCACCGCGTCCTCGGCACGGCGGGGGAGCGGCCCGCGGTGGACGACGTGCTGCGCGACTGGGAGCGCATCGCCCGGCAGGCCGGCGGCGTCGAGGGCGACGGCTGGATCCGGGCCGAACTGGGCGGACGCGGGGAGCGGTGGGGCCGGATCGTGCTGTGCGGCTACCGGGGCGACACCGCCACCGGACGGCTGCTGGCCGACCGGGCCGCCGAGGCCCTCGTCCTGCACCGCATGCTCGCCGGCGGCGCCGCCCGCTCCTGGGAGGAGCAGTCCGCGCAGAGCCTGCTGACCGACCTGGTCAGCGGTGTCGTACCGGCACGGCAACTGCTGCCCCGGGCCCGTGCGGCAGGGCTGCCGGTCAACCGGCGCACCTTCGTGCCGCTGGTCGTCCGCGACGGCGACCCCGCCCGGCTCGAACGCCTCCTGCGGCTGCTGGGCCTGCCCGGGCTGGTCGCCGAACTGGCCGACGGTGCCACCGCCGTGCTGCTCAGCCTGCCCCGGGACCAGGACGCGGGCGCCCTCGCCGCGCACTTCGCGACCCGGCTGCGGACCGAGACCGGCCCGGACCACACCGTCGTGGCCGCGGCCGAAGCCCGCGCCGCCTGGGACGACGTACCCACCGGCCTGCGCGAGGCCCAGCACGTCGCGGACGCCGTGGCCGACTCCTCCGCCGTCCTCGACCTCCCGCCGGTCGTGCGCCTGAAGGACGTCCACCTGCGGGGCCTGATCCGCCTCCTGCGCGACGACCCGCACGTGCAGTCCTTCGCGGAGCGAGAGCTGGACGGACTGCTGCGCGAGACCGACGAGGACCTGCTGTCGGTGCTGCGCACCTACCTCGCCACCGGTCGCAACAAGTCGCGCACCGCCCAGCTCCACCACGTCTCCCGGCCGGCCCTCTACCGCCGCCTGGAGGCCATACAGGTCCGGCTCGGGGTGGACCTCGACGACTTCGAACAGGCCGCCTCGGTGCACATCGCA